From the Cryptomeria japonica chromosome 2, Sugi_1.0, whole genome shotgun sequence genome, one window contains:
- the LOC131057846 gene encoding shikimate O-hydroxycinnamoyltransferase-like produces MEVLRGEGVLIKPCAGKDHRELVEMSNLDLIASPIYNKVVYVFEAPTPSSKVLKEGLAKVLAEFREWAGRYTKDTPSGCLGINLNDEGALVIEGEADGTIADAMPFHPSAFLLKLVPPTSTVVINELLLMQFTRFTCGGLAIGIASHHHVADGQAATFFLNCWGEIIRGESIIPPVHDRSLLKARDPPQPCFDHYEYNTISHEHSTITSSLTTKMFHFDAMFLQKLKSKVNGSDKSRKPYTTFEILVAYIWKCITEARGLDGDVQTKASISVDGRKRLNPPLPKEFFGNAVYDSSAQTSASEIINNPLEFTAHLIHKSIAKVDDNFIRSAIDFFELRKQSLGPSKDNDGIDVIATSWMNFPTHNFHFGMGEPVYVGPSLMLIEGLIILFDSDTNVGGVEVVVCLSKEHMIQLEHYCFQV; encoded by the exons atggAAGTGTTGAGAGGTGAAGGTGTTTTGATCAAACCCTGTGCGGGTAAAGATCATCGTGAGCTTGTTGAAATGAGCAATTTGGATTTAATTGCATCTCCAATATACAACAAGGTGGTCTATGTTTTTGAAGCTCCTACCCCGAGCTCAAAAGTGTTGAAGGAAGGACTGGCCAAAGTTCTGGCAGAGTTCAGAGAATGGGCAGGGAGATACACAAAAGACACACCAAGTGGGTGCCTTGGAATCAATCTGAATGACGAAGGTGCGCTTGTGATAGAAGGCGAAGCAGATGGGACAATAGCAGATGCCATGCCCTTTCACCCATCTGCATTCCTCCTCAAGTTGGTGCCACCCACATCCACCGTGGTCATTAATGAGCTCTTACTCATGCAG TTTACTCGATTTACTTGTGGAGGGTTGGCGATAGGCATAGCTAGTCATCATCATGTTGCAGACGGACAAGCAGCTACTTTTTTCTTGAATTGTTGGGGAGAAATTATTAGAGGAGAGAGTATTATACCTCCAGTACATGACCGATCTTTATTAAAAGCAAGAGATCCTCCCCAGCCATGCTTCGATCATTATGAGTATAATACTATATCCCATGAGCACTCTACAATAACGTCTTCTCTAACCACAAAAATGTTTCATTTTGATGCAATGTTTTTACAGAAGCTCAAGTCAAAGGTAAACGGATCTGATAAATCAAGAAAACCCTATACTACTTTTGAAATCCTTGTAGCATACATTTGGAAATGCATTACAGAAGCTCGAGGCCTTGATGGAGATGTACAAACAAAAGCTAGCATTTCAGTGGATGGAAGAAAAAGGTTGAATCCTCCCTTGCCTAAAGAATTCTTTGGTAACGCTGTCTATGATTCAAGTGCTCAAACCAGTGCATCAGAGATAATAAATAACCCCTTAGAATTCACTGCACACTTGATCCACAAGTCAATAGCTAAAGTGGATGATAATTTTATACGTTCAGCAATTGACTTTTTTGAGCTAAGAAAGCAAAGTTTAGGACCGTCCAAAGATAATGATGGAATTGATGTGATAGCCACAAGTTGGATGAATTTTCCTACACATAATTTTCATTTTGGAATGGGTGAGCCAGTGTATGTAGGCCCTTCATTGATGCTCATTGAAGGTCTTATAATCTTATTTGATTCAGACACTAATGTTGGAGGTGTAGAAGTTGTGGTTTGCTTGTCAAAAGAGCATATGATTCAACTTGAACATTATTGTTTTCAAGTTTGA